The following proteins are encoded in a genomic region of Sorangiineae bacterium MSr12523:
- a CDS encoding VOC family protein, with product MIAHISFAVSDFERSKAFYRAVLAPLGYKVEMELTPETTGSVSVAGFGDGTTKYGDFYLASAPPGTKANTPMHVAFWAKSPAQVDAFYKAALESGGKDNGPPGPRQEYGPDDYVAFVLDPDGHRLEVWYMKPA from the coding sequence ATGATCGCCCACATCAGCTTCGCGGTGAGCGACTTCGAGCGAAGCAAAGCCTTCTATCGCGCGGTGCTCGCGCCGCTTGGTTACAAAGTGGAGATGGAGCTCACGCCGGAAACGACGGGCTCCGTCTCCGTGGCCGGCTTTGGCGACGGCACGACGAAGTATGGAGACTTCTACCTTGCCAGTGCACCGCCAGGTACCAAGGCAAACACCCCGATGCACGTCGCCTTCTGGGCGAAGAGCCCTGCGCAGGTGGATGCATTCTACAAGGCCGCTTTGGAGTCCGGTGGGAAAGACAATGGGCCGCCAGGACCTCGCCAGGAATATGGCCCCGACGATTACGTGGCCTTCGTCCTCGACCCCGACGGACACCGACTCGAGGTCTGGTACATGAAGCCGGCGTGA
- a CDS encoding L,D-transpeptidase yields MAMASHKLPRKIPMARIALGAIALAALLRAAPAQADRVGREVPPWTDPNDLPLSSWMRSIVTTRGEPAIFSVPGKLDSRRGTMMPNARLPLYGAKRGPNCGGRWLLVGPLAWVCSDVADPSPDPAWSAKDRERWASAPTSDGLPFRYYLVGQNGAFGYEDPARAEDDTPAQEYETGFIVAGAEERAVGNGRWIRTPRRRWIALRELSPLSPASFHGEKIAEEARAVDVAWVISDNAKVRRGARPNEAITGTRPRLTRVPWKEERAVAGGAMVRISEDGASPEEWMLARDLAHPTPSERPTDVAPDERWIDVDLATQTLVAYEGTHPVYATLVSSGRPTKGDVETATPKGAHRIWVKLATTTMDNLEREDADRRYSIEDVPYVQFFDKGIALHGAFWHKDFGRVHSHGCVNLAPLDAEWLFKWTAPHLPAGWSAVFPTALEPGTMVRVR; encoded by the coding sequence ATGGCCATGGCGTCCCACAAGTTGCCGCGCAAGATACCGATGGCACGTATCGCTCTCGGCGCCATTGCGCTCGCGGCGTTGTTGCGGGCCGCGCCCGCGCAGGCGGATCGGGTGGGACGCGAAGTGCCGCCGTGGACCGATCCGAACGACCTTCCGCTGTCCTCGTGGATGCGATCCATCGTGACGACGCGGGGCGAGCCGGCGATTTTTTCGGTGCCGGGAAAGCTGGACAGCCGCCGCGGGACGATGATGCCCAACGCGCGTTTGCCGCTGTACGGCGCCAAGCGCGGGCCGAATTGCGGCGGGCGATGGCTGCTCGTGGGGCCGCTCGCCTGGGTGTGCTCCGACGTGGCGGACCCATCGCCCGACCCGGCATGGTCGGCCAAGGATCGCGAGCGCTGGGCGAGCGCGCCGACGAGCGATGGTCTGCCGTTTCGCTATTACCTGGTCGGCCAAAACGGCGCCTTCGGCTACGAGGACCCCGCGCGGGCCGAGGACGATACGCCCGCGCAGGAGTACGAAACGGGGTTCATCGTCGCGGGCGCCGAAGAGCGCGCCGTGGGCAATGGCCGCTGGATCCGTACGCCCCGCCGCCGATGGATCGCGTTGCGTGAGCTCTCGCCGCTGAGCCCCGCGAGCTTCCACGGCGAGAAAATCGCGGAGGAGGCGCGCGCCGTCGACGTGGCTTGGGTCATCTCCGACAATGCGAAGGTGCGCCGCGGCGCCCGGCCCAACGAGGCCATCACGGGCACGCGCCCGCGCCTCACGCGCGTCCCCTGGAAAGAGGAGCGCGCCGTCGCGGGTGGGGCCATGGTGCGCATTTCGGAGGATGGCGCGAGCCCCGAGGAATGGATGCTCGCGCGCGATCTCGCGCACCCCACGCCGTCGGAGCGCCCCACCGACGTCGCCCCCGACGAGCGATGGATCGACGTCGACTTGGCAACGCAGACCCTGGTTGCCTACGAGGGAACGCATCCCGTGTATGCCACGTTGGTCTCGTCGGGCCGGCCCACCAAGGGCGACGTCGAGACGGCCACCCCCAAGGGCGCGCACCGCATCTGGGTCAAGCTGGCGACGACCACGATGGACAACTTGGAGCGCGAGGACGCGGATCGCCGCTACTCGATTGAAGACGTCCCCTACGTCCAATTCTTCGACAAGGGCATCGCCCTCCATGGGGCCTTCTGGCACAAGGACTTCGGCCGCGTGCACAGCCATGGCTGCGTCAACCTGGCTCCCCTCGACGCCGAATGGCTCTTCAAATGGACCGCGCCACATCTGCCGGCGGGCTGGAGCGCGGTATTCCCCACGGCCTTGGAGCCGGGGACGATGGTCCGGGTGCGGTAG
- a CDS encoding PIG-L family deacetylase, translating into MTTRRNVLLGMLGFLGAAACSAPPGPGGRGSGTVVCICAHPDDAESGCGGTLIRLVRAGFHVKVIYTFAGGIPGKTGREVVETRREEAKRACKLMGAEPSFLFDDQGGSKLDTPWLPTLIADLKQANPAMIFSHWSMDSHPDHQIAALLAFRAAQGLDAMPEMYFFEVEHGRQTMAFDPSVYVDITAVRADKVKALMAHESQEPMKLYKRDHEQMELFRGREAGYAAAEAFIPLRAGYTRLTDALD; encoded by the coding sequence GTGACGACGCGAAGAAACGTTTTGCTCGGGATGTTGGGATTCCTGGGGGCGGCAGCATGTTCAGCACCGCCGGGCCCGGGAGGAAGGGGTTCGGGCACGGTGGTCTGCATCTGCGCGCACCCCGACGACGCAGAATCCGGCTGCGGCGGCACGCTCATTCGGCTCGTGCGAGCCGGCTTTCACGTCAAAGTCATTTACACGTTTGCCGGTGGTATTCCCGGCAAGACTGGCCGAGAAGTCGTGGAGACGAGGCGCGAAGAAGCCAAGCGGGCATGCAAACTCATGGGAGCGGAGCCTAGTTTCCTATTCGACGATCAAGGTGGTTCGAAGCTCGATACACCCTGGCTCCCGACGCTCATTGCCGATTTGAAGCAGGCAAACCCCGCCATGATCTTCTCCCACTGGTCGATGGATTCGCACCCGGACCATCAAATCGCAGCCCTCCTCGCCTTTCGCGCGGCCCAAGGTCTCGATGCGATGCCCGAAATGTACTTCTTCGAAGTCGAGCATGGCCGTCAAACCATGGCCTTCGACCCATCCGTCTACGTGGATATCACCGCCGTTCGCGCCGATAAGGTCAAAGCCCTCATGGCCCATGAAAGCCAAGAGCCCATGAAGCTCTACAAACGCGATCACGAGCAAATGGAACTATTCCGCGGCCGCGAAGCCGGCTACGCCGCCGCCGAAGCCTTCATTCCATTGAGAGCCGGCTACACGCGCCTCACCGACGCACTGGATTGA